From the genome of Nitrospinota bacterium:
ATAATCTCCTTAAGAAATGGGATGATACCCAGGATTCGAATCAATCCAGGGGAGCTCGAAAATCCAATGGTCCGTAATAGTTGCCCATAGTCTGCTTGTGTCTGGGCCTCAGGGAGAATTTTTGTACCGATGAGGTAGGTCAGGTAGGCCCAAAAAAACCACCCAAGAAGGGCTCCAATTGTGACTATGAAAAGTCCTCCTAATCCTTCTTTTGAAAGGCTCCCTATTCCAGCAGCTATGCTAGAGAGAACAACAACCATTATTGCCTGCGCAAAGGCTTCTTTGTCAGCCTCTATCTCTTCATAAACCTTGACATCTAACTTAGCAGCCCTGATAATCCGCTCGCTAAAACTGGCCATCTTTCCTCCTGAATTTATTTTTATTTAAATAGGGAAT
Proteins encoded in this window:
- a CDS encoding YIP1 family protein — its product is MASFSERIIRAAKLDVKVYEEIEADKEAFAQAIMVVVLSSIAAGIGSLSKEGLGGLFIVTIGALLGWFFWAYLTYLIGTKILPEAQTQADYGQLLRTIGFSSSPGLIRILGIIPFLKEIIFMVATLWMLVAMIIAVRQALDYTSTLRAVIVCVIGWVFQVVIFSLLFAIL